ACGCCTCGGTGGAGATGAGGGAGGACCCCTCGCTCAAGAACAGGCCGGTTGCGATTCTCTCGCCGGCGGATCAGGTCCAGGTAGTTGGAACTTGCAACTATCCAGCCAGGGAGATGGGCCTTCATTCGGGCATGTCCGTGTCCGAGGCCAGACGCCTTTGCCCATCCGCTGTGTTCATTAACGGCGACCTGAGGAAGTACCGCGCCGTCTCCGAGGAGCTGCACCGGCTCTGGTCCGAGTACACCGATATCATGGAGCCGGTCATGCTGGACGAGGCTTACCTTGACGTCACCAACACGGCCCGCGACTTGGATGAGGCCAGACGCTTCGCCCACGAGATACAGCGTCGCGTCCTCGAGGAGATGGGGATGGGATGCTCGGTCGGCCTCGGATACAACATGGTGTCCGCCAAGACCGGCAGCGAGGAGTTGAAGCCTAACGGATACTTCGAGATACTGTCGCCTGATGATTTCGTGGACCTTATGGAGGATCGCGACATAGGCGAGGTCAACTCCATCGGCCCAAGGACTTCGGAGAAGCTCGGCTGCCACGGGATCAGGACCGTGAGGGACGTCCGCGAGAACAGAGCCGAAGTCGCCAGCATATTGGGGTCGCAAGCCAAGAGGATCATCGATCTTGCCGACGGCATCGATATGAGGCCGGTGACCCCGCGCATCCCGGAGGACGCCAAAT
The sequence above is drawn from the Candidatus Methanomethylophilaceae archaeon genome and encodes:
- a CDS encoding DNA polymerase IV, producing MDMDCYYASVEMREDPSLKNRPVAILSPADQVQVVGTCNYPAREMGLHSGMSVSEARRLCPSAVFINGDLRKYRAVSEELHRLWSEYTDIMEPVMLDEAYLDVTNTARDLDEARRFAHEIQRRVLEEMGMGCSVGLGYNMVSAKTGSEELKPNGYFEILSPDDFVDLMEDRDIGEVNSIGPRTSEKLGCHGIRTVRDVRENRAEVASILGSQAKRIIDLADGIDMRPVTPRIPEDAKSISRSLTFLKDIDDYWLLSDVVFLVCVDIANVLEGYGKFGNGIGVAGAYSDREPFGSNKMMKMCRDPVELHESAMSILDEIPFRPVRRIGVYVYNLVRQDPKQRTLDSLMGIAENGSAVEEKLESIRKRYDLDTLNRESVDRD